Below is a window of Brachyspira pilosicoli DNA.
CTTTCATAGCAATACCAGTATCTTTTAATATACTTGTAGCAGGCTCTTGACCAACAAACACAAACACCCCATCTACAGCTTGTTCATGTATAGAATTATCTAATACATTTTTGATTTTTATATTAGTAACCTTTCCGTCTCCGCAAATCTCATCTATCACACTGTCTAATACATATTCTACTTTGCCAGTATTAGTTAAATGTTCTATATTGATAGCATCAGCTCTAAACTCTTTTCTTCTATGAACCAAATATATTTTATTAACAAATCTAGTAAGGAAATAAGCCTCATCAAAAGCACTGTTTCCGCCTCCAACTACAGCAACAGTTTTGTTTCTGTAAAAAGCACCATCACAAGTAGCACAGTATGAAACACCTTTTCCAGCAAAATCTGCTTCGCCTTTAGTGCCTAATTTCTTAGAAAATCCGCCCATAGCAAGTATTATTGTTTTAGTTTGATAAGTTTTTCCATCTGCAGTATGTATTGTTTTTACTTTATCTTTAATATTTTCTATCTTTGTTACCTCATCATAAACTATAGGGTTTTTAGAAAATTTTTCAGCATGCCTTTGCATTCTATCAACAAGTTCAAAAGAAGTCATCTCCTCTGGAAAACCTAAATAATTTTCAACAGTATCAGTACTCATCATCTGTCCGCCAATACCTTTCTTCTCTATAAGTAAAGAATTAGTTAAAGCTCTTCCCAAATAAAGCAAAGCTGAAAGACCGGCAGGACCTCCGCCTATAACAATAGAATCATATATATTATTTGACATAATAGAACTCCTTTTTTATTAGTAATAATTATTATATCGTATTTTTTAAATTAGTCAAACATTTTGTTATAGTATTATAACTTTTTGAAATGCTTATTAATATAGGCTATTATCTCGCTTGTGTTTGCTATTTCCCGAGATGAATTTCCAACTCTAATAAAGAATTTTTCCTCTTTAAGGCCCTGTTTATTAGTAATTTTACTGTATACAGGCTCTCTGCTCTTACTTATATAAACAATACATATATCTTTTCCTTCTTCTTCAACAAAATCTATCCTAATATTTTCAGCAGAAAAAGCATTGCCATAGTATGTTTCAACCAAAGTTCTAAGATGAAGCTCAAAGAAATCTTTATTAGGCTGTTTTAAAGTAGAATAATCATGGTCAAGCCCTATAATTTCTCCGTCATTAGTAATTCCTATAAATAGCCTTCCGCCTTCAGTATTAGCAAATGCCGCAATAGACTTCATTATCACTTCTTCTAAAGACTTATTTATTTTTTCTGTATTGCTGTCGTATCTTAAAGTAGACTTAAACTCTATATTTGTACTTTCACCTTCTTTAATAATATTTTTAATATTCATATGATTGTTTCTCAAATCTTCTATTATCTTTACATAATGAGCAGAGAACATTACTATCAGACCTATTGTAAGAACTACAAATATAACAAAGAAAAGTATTATAGGTATTTGTATTTTGTTTATCAAAGACTTCTCTGGTATTATAATGCCTATTTCAACTTTATTTTCTGATACACTAAAATTACCCTTATATCCCCAATAATGCTTATTATTATAAATTACTTTAGCTATATCTTCGCTTTCATTCTTTTGAAACTCATAATTAAGCATATTTGCTATTTCAACAAAATCCATAGGGTTTTCATTGGTATTAGATAAAGATACTGGGAAAATTATTCTGCTGTTTCCAGTAACCAAATAAGCATATATATTATTCATATTTTTTATATCTAAATTATCAAACTTTACATTAAACTGAGAAATATATTCGAAAGCAACATTCTCACTTGCAATATAAATTAAATGTATATAAGGCTTACCATCTTTAACATAAAATGAGTCTATACTAAGCTGCTCCATTGGTATTGCGGAGTATTTTTGCATATTATTCGTGGCAATAGTACCTTGAACCTTATAACCATTACCTGATTTGGTAATGGACATATAACTGTCTCCAAATTGCATAGCTGCTTTTTCTATAAAAGTATGCTTTGGAAAGAAATTAGTTATTAAAACCTTATAAACGTCAGGAGCCTGATTGATTATATCAAATATAGGCGTCATCTGCATAGAAAAATAGTAGGTTGGATAATATATTTTAGAATATTCCTCTACTACGCTGTTTTTTACATCTTGAAAAAGTGATTTAAAAAGAAACTTTACAGGCACAGGACTACGCATTTGAAAATATACAAAGCCTGCTACAGATAAAAACAGAAATACTAATAGCACATCTTTAAGTATCTTATTACGTAATTCAGATTTCGAGATAAATCTTCCAGATATTATTTTCATGCCATATCCATAGTACCTATTTTTTTCTTAATCATCATACTATAATAACATAATATAATTATAATATCAACCTGTAAAGAAAAAATAAAAATAATAATATTTTCATAAATTGCAAAAAAATATTTTTTATTTTATCATATATTAATTATTTTTAAGAGGTTAATAAAGTATGGATTATAATGAAAAACTATACAATGTATTTTCAAACAAAGAACATAGATTAGAATCTTGGATGGCAGCAGTATTTTCTAAAGAATATGACCACAATGTAACTATAGATGAGCTTAAAGAAATTTTGGCAGAA
It encodes the following:
- the trxB gene encoding thioredoxin-disulfide reductase, giving the protein MSNNIYDSIVIGGGPAGLSALLYLGRALTNSLLIEKKGIGGQMMSTDTVENYLGFPEEMTSFELVDRMQRHAEKFSKNPIVYDEVTKIENIKDKVKTIHTADGKTYQTKTIILAMGGFSKKLGTKGEADFAGKGVSYCATCDGAFYRNKTVAVVGGGNSAFDEAYFLTRFVNKIYLVHRRKEFRADAINIEHLTNTGKVEYVLDSVIDEICGDGKVTNIKIKNVLDNSIHEQAVDGVFVFVGQEPATSILKDTGIAMKESGHIIVDMSTMATNIDGVFACGDSVFKPVRQVANAVGEGAVAAVRVTEYLSHL
- a CDS encoding ATP-binding protein, whose translation is MKIISGRFISKSELRNKILKDVLLVFLFLSVAGFVYFQMRSPVPVKFLFKSLFQDVKNSVVEEYSKIYYPTYYFSMQMTPIFDIINQAPDVYKVLITNFFPKHTFIEKAAMQFGDSYMSITKSGNGYKVQGTIATNNMQKYSAIPMEQLSIDSFYVKDGKPYIHLIYIASENVAFEYISQFNVKFDNLDIKNMNNIYAYLVTGNSRIIFPVSLSNTNENPMDFVEIANMLNYEFQKNESEDIAKVIYNNKHYWGYKGNFSVSENKVEIGIIIPEKSLINKIQIPIILFFVIFVVLTIGLIVMFSAHYVKIIEDLRNNHMNIKNIIKEGESTNIEFKSTLRYDSNTEKINKSLEEVIMKSIAAFANTEGGRLFIGITNDGEIIGLDHDYSTLKQPNKDFFELHLRTLVETYYGNAFSAENIRIDFVEEEGKDICIVYISKSREPVYSKITNKQGLKEEKFFIRVGNSSREIANTSEIIAYINKHFKKL